From Oncorhynchus nerka isolate Pitt River linkage group LG1, Oner_Uvic_2.0, whole genome shotgun sequence, the proteins below share one genomic window:
- the LOC115115705 gene encoding ADP-ribosylation factor-like protein 4C: MGNSFSNISAFQSLHIVMLGLDSAGKTTVLYRLKFNEFVNTVPTIGFNTEKIKLSNGTAKGISCHFWDVGGQEKLRPLWKSYSRCTDGIIYVVDSVDVDRLEEAKTELHKVTKFAENQGTPLLVIANKQDLPKSLPVADIEKQLALHELTPSTAYHVQPCCAIIGEGLHEGMDKLYEMIVKRRKSLKQKKKR; the protein is encoded by the coding sequence ATGGGCAACAGTTTCTCCAACATATCTGCTTTCCAATCACTACACATTGTGATGCTGGGTTTGGATTCCGCTGGCAAAACGACTGTTCTCTATCGTCTGAAATTCAACGAATTCGTAAACACTGTGCCAACAATTGGATTCAACACTGAGAAAATCAAACTGAGTAATGGTACCGCGAAGGGGATCAGTTGTCACTTCTGGGACGTCGGAGGTCAGGAAAAGCTGCGGCCCCTGTGGAAATCCTACAGTCGGTGCACGGACGGCATCATTTATGTGGTGGACTCAGTGGACGTTGACCGGTTGGAGGAGGCTAAAACAGAACTGCATAAAGTCACAAAATTCGCAGAGAACCAGGGGACACCTCTTCTGGTGATAGCCAACAAGCAGGACCTGCCCAAATCTCTTCCAGTCGCAGACATTGAAAAACAGCTGGCTCTCCACGAGCTCACTCCATCCACCGCATACCACGTCCAACCTTGCTGCGCCATAATTGGCGAGGGACTTCACGAGGGTATGGACAAACTCTATGAGATGATAGTAAAGCGGAGAAAATCTTTAAAGCAAAAGAAGAAACGATAA